One genomic segment of uncultured Ilyobacter sp. includes these proteins:
- a CDS encoding AI-2E family transporter, producing the protein MRDNRFYIKFFLIGLFLVVIQSLLQDLESLKLVVNGFYKYIQPFIYGLVLAVILEPLINFFSNKFHIRRDLGIFFSILIVTIVFIGLFFVVIPPLSKSMGELMESFPSMKNKSQAWIIKMFEANKNRLYFLDEKVLKDKLMNFIGSQVVKTQSLVVTFLEKVIKLTFSIVDIFFGFLIAIYFLLYKEYFIKFIRKTLSIFLKKKTVNESLEFIFQSRKVFIDYLSGRSLVSLCVGVVCLLIMFFTNVPYAFLISFIIGLGNMIPYIGSIIAGIISTVLVLFTIPLKVIPMWIAILVAQQIDSWILGPKILGNSVGMNPFWVVTAVLIGGNVGGPVGMLIGVPIFAMIKIIYYKILDSKGISETEEG; encoded by the coding sequence ATGAGGGATAACAGGTTTTATATAAAATTTTTTTTAATAGGCTTATTTCTTGTAGTTATTCAAAGCTTGCTTCAAGATTTAGAAAGTTTAAAATTAGTGGTAAATGGGTTTTATAAATATATTCAGCCATTTATTTATGGACTCGTTCTTGCAGTGATTTTAGAGCCTCTAATAAATTTTTTCTCAAATAAGTTTCATATCAGAAGAGATCTCGGGATATTCTTTTCCATTTTAATAGTTACAATTGTTTTTATAGGTTTATTTTTTGTAGTCATACCGCCCCTTTCAAAGAGTATGGGGGAATTGATGGAAAGCTTTCCTAGTATGAAAAATAAATCTCAAGCGTGGATTATAAAAATGTTTGAAGCTAATAAAAACAGGCTCTATTTTTTAGACGAAAAAGTTTTGAAAGATAAATTAATGAATTTCATAGGTTCTCAGGTTGTTAAGACACAATCTCTTGTAGTTACATTTTTAGAAAAAGTAATTAAACTGACATTTTCAATAGTGGATATATTTTTTGGATTTTTAATTGCAATATACTTCCTGTTGTATAAGGAATATTTTATAAAATTTATAAGAAAAACTTTATCCATTTTTCTGAAAAAAAAGACCGTGAATGAATCACTGGAATTTATTTTTCAAAGCAGAAAAGTTTTTATTGATTATCTATCAGGAAGGTCCTTAGTTTCATTGTGTGTAGGAGTTGTATGCTTACTAATAATGTTTTTTACAAATGTCCCTTATGCATTCTTAATATCATTTATTATTGGTCTAGGAAACATGATACCTTATATAGGATCAATAATAGCTGGTATTATAAGTACAGTGCTGGTGTTGTTTACAATCCCATTAAAAGTTATCCCAATGTGGATAGCGATACTGGTTGCACAACAGATAGATAGTTGGATTTTAGGACCCAAAATATTGGGGAATTCGGTTGGGATGAATCCTTTTTGGGTTGTAACGGCAGTTTTAATCGGAGGGAATGTAGGGGGGCCGGTAGGAATGCTTATAGGAGTGCCCATATTTGCTATGATAAAAATAATATATTATAAAATACTTGACTCAAAGGGAATTTCAGAAACTGAAGAGGGGTAA
- a CDS encoding rubredoxin, producing MKKWVCTICGYVYDPERGDPDNGVKPGTSFGDVPEDWLCPICAARKDEFDDNLESLYSHS from the coding sequence ATGAAAAAGTGGGTATGTACAATTTGTGGATATGTTTATGATCCTGAAAGGGGAGACCCTGATAATGGAGTAAAACCTGGGACAAGTTTTGGTGATGTGCCAGAGGACTGGTTATGTCCTATATGTGCAGCGAGAAAGGATGAATTTGACGACAATCTTGAAAGTTTATACTCTCATAGCTAA
- a CDS encoding RtcB family protein — MDIKGAFNTARVFTDNIDANCIDQIKSICNLKIFKGKKIRVMPDVHAGKGSVIGLTINCGKNPQYIVPNIIGVDIGCGVLTVELGKIDVNFKSLDNFIRTAIPHGHNVNKVFSEKLYPEIFLNKIKKISKKTNTDYTKNIASLGSLGSGNHFIEIDSNSKGELFLLIHSGSRHFGHQIAQHHQKIADITCYKELPRDLKYLTGNYVDEYLKDMKFAEMFATVNRLQMAEKILDYLNINDVLLKETIYNITSEKKDFLRVKNLFFWETVHNYFDFEDGILRKGAVSAHKNEKLLIPFNMRDGAIIARGKGVDEWNYSAPHGAGRLMSRNKAKELLTLEEFKNSMDGIYTTSVSKKTLDEAPGAYKCKNDIINLLKNTVDIVDEILPLYNFKAE; from the coding sequence ATGGATATAAAAGGAGCTTTTAATACTGCGAGAGTATTTACAGATAACATAGATGCCAACTGCATTGATCAGATAAAATCAATCTGCAACTTAAAAATTTTTAAAGGAAAAAAAATAAGAGTAATGCCTGATGTCCATGCAGGAAAGGGGTCGGTGATAGGTCTCACTATAAACTGCGGAAAAAACCCTCAATACATAGTCCCTAATATTATAGGTGTCGATATAGGGTGCGGGGTTTTGACGGTTGAGCTAGGAAAAATAGATGTCAATTTTAAATCTCTCGACAATTTTATACGAACTGCTATTCCTCATGGGCATAATGTGAATAAAGTTTTCAGTGAAAAATTATATCCTGAAATTTTTTTAAATAAAATAAAAAAAATCTCAAAAAAAACTAATACTGACTACACGAAAAATATCGCTTCCTTAGGTTCTCTTGGATCTGGAAATCACTTTATAGAAATCGATTCGAACTCCAAAGGTGAACTTTTCTTATTGATTCATTCTGGATCAAGGCATTTCGGACACCAGATTGCACAACATCATCAAAAAATTGCGGATATAACATGTTATAAAGAGCTTCCAAGGGACCTAAAGTACCTTACAGGAAATTATGTTGATGAGTACCTCAAGGATATGAAATTTGCTGAGATGTTTGCCACTGTGAATAGGCTTCAAATGGCTGAAAAAATTTTGGATTACCTTAATATTAATGATGTTCTTTTAAAGGAGACTATATACAATATTACATCTGAGAAAAAAGACTTTTTACGCGTTAAAAATCTCTTTTTCTGGGAGACTGTTCACAACTACTTTGATTTTGAGGATGGAATTTTGAGGAAGGGAGCGGTCTCAGCCCATAAAAATGAAAAACTTCTTATTCCCTTTAATATGAGGGATGGAGCTATTATAGCAAGGGGAAAGGGTGTAGATGAGTGGAATTATTCAGCACCTCACGGGGCGGGAAGACTCATGTCTCGTAATAAAGCAAAAGAGCTTCTTACTTTGGAAGAATTTAAAAATTCTATGGATGGAATTTATACCACCTCTGTATCAAAAAAAACTTTAGATGAAGCTCCCGGAGCTTATAAATGCAAGAATGACATTATAAATCTTCTGAAAAACACAGTTGATATAGTTGATGAAATACTCCCACTATATAATTTTAAGGCAGAATAA
- a CDS encoding class I SAM-dependent RNA methyltransferase, protein MDKVTLIASASMGIESIVAQEIKDLGFENVQTFNGRVEFDGKLEDIPKANIWLRCADRVFLKMGEFEAFTFEELFENVKNLNWADVLTEDGEFPVSWVSSVGCKLYSKSDIQRISKKAIVEKMKEKYKKDYFSEDGAAYKIKVQGSKDKFIVMIDTSGDGLHKRGYRAEINEAPMKETLAAALVKISRWMGGELSLLDPMCGTGTILIEAAMIARNIAPGSNRKFAAEKWDIIEKNKWIDVRDNAYSCEDHEKEVKIYGSDIDGETIEIAKKNAVLAGIEDDILFETKHLLEVEQPSEYGAIITNPPYGERLLDDKAVNKLYGILGDVCRMRFPKWSYYVITSYEQFERAFEKKCTKNRKLYNGGIKCYLYQYFGTRPPKKNI, encoded by the coding sequence ATGGATAAAGTAACCTTGATAGCATCGGCTTCAATGGGAATAGAAAGTATAGTGGCCCAGGAGATAAAAGACCTTGGATTTGAAAATGTGCAAACCTTTAACGGTAGAGTGGAATTTGACGGGAAATTAGAAGATATCCCAAAGGCAAATATATGGCTTAGATGTGCAGACAGGGTATTTTTAAAAATGGGTGAATTTGAAGCTTTTACTTTTGAGGAGCTTTTTGAAAATGTAAAAAATCTCAACTGGGCTGATGTTTTAACGGAAGACGGTGAGTTTCCAGTTAGCTGGGTGAGTTCTGTAGGCTGTAAGCTCTATTCAAAATCAGATATTCAAAGAATATCTAAAAAAGCTATAGTAGAAAAAATGAAAGAAAAATATAAGAAAGACTATTTCAGTGAAGATGGAGCAGCTTATAAAATAAAGGTGCAGGGAAGTAAAGATAAATTCATAGTTATGATAGACACAAGTGGAGATGGGCTTCATAAAAGAGGATATAGGGCAGAAATAAATGAAGCACCTATGAAAGAGACACTTGCAGCCGCTCTTGTAAAAATATCAAGATGGATGGGCGGGGAGCTTTCTCTGCTAGACCCAATGTGTGGAACAGGAACTATTCTTATAGAGGCTGCAATGATAGCAAGAAATATAGCACCAGGATCAAACAGAAAATTCGCCGCAGAAAAATGGGATATTATTGAAAAAAACAAATGGATAGATGTGAGGGACAATGCCTACTCATGCGAAGACCACGAAAAAGAAGTCAAAATATACGGGTCGGATATAGATGGAGAGACTATAGAAATTGCTAAAAAAAATGCTGTACTGGCTGGTATAGAGGATGACATTTTATTTGAAACAAAACATCTTTTAGAGGTTGAACAACCTTCAGAATACGGGGCAATAATAACGAATCCACCTTACGGAGAAAGGTTATTAGATGACAAAGCGGTAAATAAGCTGTATGGAATACTAGGAGACGTGTGCAGAATGAGGTTTCCTAAATGGTCCTATTATGTAATAACTTCATATGAACAATTTGAAAGAGCCTTTGAAAAAAAATGCACAAAAAATAGAAAGCTTTATAACGGGGGGATAAAATGTTATTTATATCAGTACTTTGGAACGAGACCTCCTAAAAAAAATATTTGA
- a CDS encoding ParA family protein, with translation MKVISILNQKGGVAKTTSAQNISFGLKKLGKKVLLIDFDPQGNLTSGVGIDKRGLEYTIYDLMKDRAFGLQNIGLEDVIMNKEGVDVLPTNIKMSKVNLELGGVPGRENLLKEILKEVYGYDYVIIDCPPSLDNLTFNALIASQKVYIPVQTEFYALEGIVELMDTIELITHRMNEDLEIGGVFATMVDGRIKLHNEVIEQLKEFFGERMFNTTIRRNVKVTEASSYGVSIFDYASRSNGAKDYLGLCKEILKREEN, from the coding sequence ATGAAGGTTATTTCGATTTTAAATCAAAAAGGTGGAGTAGCAAAAACAACTTCTGCTCAAAACATAAGCTTTGGGCTTAAGAAATTAGGGAAAAAGGTGCTTCTAATTGATTTTGATCCTCAAGGAAACTTGACCTCAGGGGTAGGAATTGATAAAAGGGGGCTGGAATACACGATTTATGACTTAATGAAAGACCGTGCATTTGGACTTCAAAATATAGGTTTAGAAGATGTAATAATGAATAAAGAAGGAGTTGATGTCCTTCCAACAAATATTAAAATGTCTAAAGTGAATTTGGAGCTTGGGGGAGTTCCTGGTAGAGAAAATCTACTAAAGGAAATATTAAAAGAGGTTTACGGCTATGATTATGTGATTATAGATTGTCCTCCGAGTCTTGACAACCTCACATTTAATGCTCTTATTGCTTCTCAAAAAGTATACATACCTGTTCAAACAGAATTTTATGCTTTAGAAGGAATTGTAGAGCTTATGGATACGATAGAACTCATCACTCATAGAATGAATGAAGATCTTGAAATAGGTGGTGTCTTTGCTACAATGGTAGATGGAAGAATAAAACTTCACAATGAAGTTATTGAACAGCTAAAAGAATTTTTTGGTGAAAGAATGTTTAATACTACGATCAGGAGAAATGTCAAAGTGACAGAGGCCTCGTCCTATGGAGTGAGTATATTTGACTATGCATCTAGAAGTAATGGTGCAAAAGATTACCTTGGTCTGTGTAAGGAAATTCTTAAAAGAGAGGAAAATTAG
- a CDS encoding ParB N-terminal domain-containing protein, whose product MVVNRLGNNPLLKRDNKKESFEEKKEQIIKQYGRLVHMQPKLIEEIDFEDVTFINRLALTSEDLELEELKESISKIGLLNIIYLQENGEGKYRLVSGLRRAMAIGEIYSAGGSIKGKDRVVIFDKETPYELLDSVSVDENIQRKNLSILEQSFKFNREAAKKDKKIEDILKEYHISKKTFYRIKNAITYPKAITEIIEDLGADKAEILNKLVFILKDKMDAAQVVEKYKDLNRDELRNLLKEIKKVDASEKVTIKYSTNGFNFAVKKKVPDEVKQYFEKLKEFIENDDYRFLK is encoded by the coding sequence ATGGTTGTTAATAGATTGGGGAATAATCCCCTTCTCAAAAGAGATAATAAAAAAGAAAGTTTTGAAGAAAAAAAAGAACAGATAATAAAACAATACGGACGTCTTGTACATATGCAACCAAAACTTATAGAAGAAATAGATTTTGAAGATGTTACTTTCATAAACAGATTAGCTTTGACTTCTGAAGACTTAGAGTTGGAGGAACTCAAAGAAAGTATATCCAAAATAGGACTTTTGAATATCATATATTTGCAGGAAAATGGAGAAGGTAAATATAGGCTTGTAAGCGGTCTGAGAAGAGCTATGGCAATAGGTGAAATATATAGTGCTGGGGGCTCAATCAAGGGAAAAGACAGAGTCGTTATTTTTGATAAAGAAACTCCTTATGAACTTTTAGACTCTGTATCTGTTGATGAAAATATACAGAGAAAGAATTTGAGTATTTTAGAACAGTCATTTAAATTTAACAGAGAAGCTGCCAAAAAAGATAAAAAAATAGAAGATATTTTAAAAGAATATCACATAAGTAAAAAAACTTTTTACAGAATAAAAAATGCAATAACTTATCCTAAAGCAATTACTGAAATCATAGAGGATTTAGGGGCTGATAAGGCTGAAATATTAAACAAACTGGTATTTATTTTAAAAGATAAGATGGATGCTGCCCAGGTGGTAGAAAAATACAAGGATCTAAATAGAGATGAGCTTAGAAATTTACTGAAAGAGATTAAAAAAGTAGATGCATCTGAAAAAGTAACAATAAAATATAGTACTAATGGATTTAATTTTGCTGTAAAGAAAAAAGTTCCAGATGAAGTTAAACAGTATTTTGAAAAACTGAAAGAATTTATAGAAAATGATGACTATAGATTTTTAAAATAA
- a CDS encoding peptidylprolyl isomerase has protein sequence MNLQACIKTDKGDINIKLFPQVTPVTVLNFVNLSKRGYYDGLKFHRVINDFMIQGGDPTGTGSGGPGYNFRDEFKEGVVFDKKGVLAMANAGPNTNGSQFFITHVETPWLNYKHSIFGEVVSEEDQNIVNAIKQGDKIQTIVITGDVEEYIEKNKETLNQLNETLEKTFPDLPKYY, from the coding sequence ATTAATTTACAGGCTTGCATAAAGACGGATAAAGGGGATATCAACATTAAGCTTTTTCCTCAAGTAACTCCAGTTACAGTTTTAAATTTTGTAAATTTGTCTAAAAGAGGTTACTATGACGGTTTGAAGTTTCATAGAGTCATAAATGATTTCATGATACAAGGTGGAGACCCTACTGGTACAGGTTCTGGAGGTCCCGGTTATAATTTTAGAGATGAATTCAAAGAGGGGGTAGTTTTCGATAAAAAAGGAGTCCTTGCTATGGCAAATGCAGGTCCTAATACAAATGGATCTCAGTTTTTTATTACACATGTAGAGACACCTTGGCTGAACTATAAGCACAGTATTTTCGGAGAAGTAGTCAGTGAAGAAGATCAAAATATTGTAAACGCCATAAAACAGGGAGATAAAATCCAAACTATAGTTATTACAGGAGATGTAGAAGAGTATATTGAAAAGAATAAAGAAACTCTAAATCAACTCAATGAAACACTAGAAAAAACTTTTCCTGATCTTCCAAAATATTATTAA
- a CDS encoding GNAT family N-acetyltransferase, translated as MIIRYVEESDAESIAEIYNYYVENTAFTGDETPFSEEHMKNRIRDISKDYPWLVLEENSEILGYIYINQWRFRSSYRHSAELSIYIRDGVRTRGLGSKLFTSLLEKLKEKNLHAIISAIVLPNDASISLHEKFGFKKVAHFTEVGYKFEKWLDLGYWELIL; from the coding sequence ATGATTATAAGATATGTTGAAGAAAGCGATGCTGAGAGTATTGCAGAGATATACAACTATTATGTTGAAAATACAGCTTTTACAGGTGATGAAACGCCTTTTTCAGAAGAACATATGAAAAATAGAATTAGGGATATTTCAAAAGACTACCCTTGGCTTGTTTTAGAGGAAAATTCTGAAATACTAGGTTATATATATATTAATCAATGGAGATTTAGAAGTTCATACAGACACTCTGCGGAACTTTCTATCTACATTCGAGATGGTGTGAGAACTAGAGGCCTTGGATCAAAACTTTTCACATCTCTGTTGGAAAAATTAAAAGAAAAAAACTTGCACGCCATAATTAGTGCTATTGTACTCCCAAATGATGCTAGCATTAGTCTTCATGAAAAATTTGGCTTCAAAAAAGTAGCTCACTTTACTGAAGTTGGATATAAATTTGAAAAATGGCTAGATCTTGGATATTGGGAACTTATTCTGTAA
- a CDS encoding nitroreductase family protein has translation MEFEKLLKERRSATFFDKNKDLTNDLIKEIIDLSVLAPSAFNTQPWELIIVKSPKARKDLYEKACKQPKVLDAPVTLAIIGKKNGYKRDNPIWDEKIKNKILDNESLQSYMDMCENSLYNSDIKKTSYAVRNASLFAMTIMFVAKSKGVSTHPMIGFNEEAVKELYSISKDKVVVMLISMGYFDEEKKLFPREKRFSFEKISKIY, from the coding sequence ATGGAATTTGAAAAATTGTTAAAAGAAAGGAGATCAGCTACTTTTTTTGATAAAAATAAAGACCTTACCAATGATCTCATAAAAGAAATTATAGATCTATCTGTTTTGGCTCCGTCAGCGTTTAACACCCAGCCGTGGGAATTAATAATAGTAAAATCTCCAAAAGCCCGTAAAGATCTTTATGAAAAAGCCTGTAAGCAGCCAAAAGTTTTAGATGCCCCTGTAACCCTTGCTATAATAGGCAAAAAAAATGGTTACAAAAGAGATAACCCCATATGGGATGAAAAAATAAAAAATAAAATTCTAGACAATGAATCCCTCCAGAGCTATATGGATATGTGTGAAAACAGCCTTTATAACAGCGATATTAAGAAAACTTCTTATGCTGTAAGAAATGCATCTCTCTTTGCCATGACAATCATGTTTGTAGCAAAATCTAAAGGTGTTTCTACTCACCCTATGATCGGTTTTAACGAAGAGGCAGTAAAAGAACTTTATTCCATATCTAAAGATAAAGTTGTAGTAATGCTTATTTCTATGGGATACTTCGACGAAGAAAAAAAACTTTTTCCAAGAGAGAAAAGATTCTCTTTCGAAAAAATTTCAAAAATATACTAA
- a CDS encoding manganese efflux pump MntP family protein: protein MNFTTLFFISVGLAMDAFAVSLTEGMALKKNHVKHILKVSLVFGFFQAFMPLLGWSIGGLFYNTISKYEHWIAFGLLAFVGVKMLLEARENQKCVNDGKCDISSNIILLGIATSIDALAVGFSFSLLPGLDIYSTIFVIGAITFIISSAGVYIGNKAGQLLGYKAEYAGGFILIGMGFKILFEHIA, encoded by the coding sequence ATGAATTTCACGACCTTGTTTTTTATATCAGTAGGACTAGCTATGGATGCCTTTGCAGTCTCACTAACTGAAGGAATGGCCCTGAAGAAAAATCATGTCAAGCATATTTTGAAAGTTTCTCTTGTGTTCGGATTTTTCCAAGCTTTTATGCCTCTTTTAGGCTGGAGTATAGGGGGCCTGTTTTATAATACAATTTCAAAATATGAGCATTGGATTGCCTTTGGACTTCTTGCCTTTGTTGGAGTAAAAATGCTTCTAGAAGCCCGGGAGAACCAAAAATGTGTAAATGATGGGAAATGTGATATTTCTTCAAATATCATCCTTCTCGGCATCGCAACCAGCATTGATGCTTTGGCGGTAGGATTTTCATTTTCTCTTCTTCCTGGCTTAGATATCTATTCTACAATTTTTGTCATCGGAGCTATCACATTTATTATCTCTTCTGCTGGAGTATATATTGGAAATAAAGCAGGACAGCTATTGGGGTACAAGGCCGAATATGCAGGAGGCTTTATCTTAATAGGGATGGGATTCAAGATATTATTTGAGCATATAGCATGA
- a CDS encoding ATP-dependent 6-phosphofructokinase yields the protein MKKRVLVVTGGGDCPGLNAVIRAIVKRASQERDWEVIGSIQSFNGVLKEPEEIVILDKKAVAGIHFRGGTIIGTTNKGGPFAWPVKKEDGTWTTEDRSDKMLEKLKKMGIEAVINIGGDGSQKISHELYKKGLNIVGVPKTIDNDLFSTEYTFGFQTAVQIATESVDKLVTTAASHNRVLIMEVMGRDAGWIALHSSVGGGADVCIIPEIPYDPVKIVKRLRERYDNGKGFALIVIAEGAKRLGGDVYSRKSNEAGYENPMLGGVAYKLADELKKAGCQEDIRVTVLGHLQRGGTPVAFDRVLATEFGVKAFELVLNKEYGKMVSVKNSKITSVPIEEAISNYKFVEKNSYLVHTGRSVGICFGD from the coding sequence ATGAAAAAAAGAGTGTTGGTAGTGACAGGGGGAGGAGATTGTCCCGGGTTGAATGCAGTAATAAGAGCAATTGTAAAAAGGGCATCTCAGGAGAGAGACTGGGAAGTTATAGGGAGTATACAGTCCTTCAACGGGGTTTTAAAGGAGCCTGAGGAGATAGTTATTCTAGACAAAAAAGCTGTTGCAGGGATACATTTTAGGGGTGGAACCATAATAGGAACGACAAATAAGGGAGGTCCTTTTGCATGGCCTGTAAAAAAAGAGGATGGAACTTGGACCACAGAGGACAGGTCGGATAAGATGCTTGAAAAATTAAAAAAAATGGGTATAGAGGCTGTGATAAATATAGGGGGAGACGGCTCACAAAAAATATCACACGAACTCTATAAAAAAGGGCTGAATATAGTAGGTGTTCCTAAGACGATAGACAATGACCTTTTTTCTACAGAATACACATTTGGATTTCAGACAGCAGTGCAGATAGCCACAGAATCAGTAGATAAACTCGTAACAACTGCAGCAAGTCATAACAGGGTGCTCATAATGGAAGTCATGGGAAGAGATGCTGGTTGGATAGCTCTTCATTCATCCGTAGGAGGAGGGGCGGATGTCTGCATCATCCCAGAGATTCCTTATGATCCGGTTAAAATTGTAAAGAGGCTCAGAGAAAGATATGACAATGGAAAGGGTTTTGCACTCATTGTTATAGCAGAAGGGGCGAAAAGACTAGGAGGAGATGTATACAGCAGAAAAAGCAATGAAGCTGGTTATGAAAATCCTATGCTAGGTGGAGTAGCCTATAAGCTGGCAGATGAATTAAAAAAAGCAGGATGTCAGGAAGATATAAGAGTTACTGTGTTAGGCCATCTTCAGAGGGGAGGTACACCTGTAGCATTTGACAGGGTTCTCGCTACAGAGTTTGGGGTAAAAGCCTTTGAACTGGTTCTAAACAAAGAATATGGAAAGATGGTTTCTGTAAAAAATTCTAAGATAACTTCTGTCCCAATAGAAGAAGCCATATCAAATTACAAATTTGTAGAAAAAAACTCCTACCTTGTACATACTGGAAGGTCGGTAGGAATATGCTTTGGAGATTAA
- a CDS encoding 2Fe-2S iron-sulfur cluster binding domain-containing protein yields MDFLIAPLTVAAIAGGLAALISLVDKVVNNYGDVKIDINNGKKELEIKGGEPLLSSLSSEGIYLPSACGGRGSCGACKCQIETDVGPILPTEFPYLSDEEKTNNTRLACQIKIKKDLSILIPEELFNVKQFTGSVLSIKNITHDIKEVLVDIGEETIEFTSGMYVQLVVPPYKKIKDYNQRAYSISSKPSDKNQIEMLIRLVPGGIATTWVHNFLKEGDKIELIGPFGDFQKQDTDAAMICIAGGSGMAPFKSILYDMFEKGETEREVWYFFGARTLKDLFYLEEMRELETKWEKFHFIPALSEPQEDEGWTGETGLITDILDKYLKENIAHLENKEGYLCGSPGMINACIEVFDANGISEDKIFYDKFA; encoded by the coding sequence ATGGATTTTCTAATTGCTCCTTTGACTGTAGCTGCAATTGCCGGTGGACTGGCGGCCCTTATATCCCTCGTGGACAAAGTGGTCAATAATTACGGAGATGTCAAGATTGACATAAACAACGGAAAGAAAGAACTTGAAATAAAAGGCGGTGAACCCCTTCTCTCCTCTTTGTCTTCTGAAGGTATCTATCTTCCGTCTGCTTGTGGAGGACGTGGAAGTTGCGGAGCTTGCAAATGTCAGATTGAAACAGATGTAGGTCCCATTCTACCAACTGAATTCCCATACCTTTCAGATGAGGAAAAGACAAATAATACCAGACTGGCATGTCAGATAAAAATAAAAAAAGATCTCAGTATTTTGATCCCAGAAGAACTTTTTAATGTAAAACAGTTCACAGGAAGCGTCCTGAGTATAAAAAATATAACACATGATATAAAAGAAGTCCTTGTAGATATAGGAGAGGAAACCATCGAATTCACTTCTGGAATGTATGTACAACTGGTTGTTCCTCCTTATAAAAAAATAAAAGATTATAACCAGAGAGCATATTCCATCTCTTCTAAACCCTCTGACAAAAATCAAATTGAGATGCTCATAAGACTTGTTCCAGGAGGGATTGCCACAACATGGGTTCATAACTTTCTCAAAGAAGGTGACAAAATAGAGCTTATTGGCCCCTTCGGTGATTTTCAAAAACAGGATACAGATGCTGCGATGATATGTATCGCAGGCGGATCCGGTATGGCTCCCTTTAAATCTATTCTGTATGATATGTTTGAAAAAGGCGAAACAGAGAGAGAAGTTTGGTACTTCTTCGGAGCTAGAACTTTGAAAGATCTTTTTTACTTAGAGGAGATGAGAGAACTAGAAACAAAATGGGAAAAGTTTCATTTTATTCCTGCTCTTTCTGAACCCCAGGAAGATGAAGGGTGGACTGGTGAAACTGGTCTCATAACAGATATTTTAGATAAGTATCTGAAAGAAAATATAGCCCATTTAGAAAATAAAGAAGGCTATCTCTGTGGGAGTCCAGGAATGATAAACGCATGTATTGAAGTTTTTGACGCTAACGGAATTTCTGAGGATAAGATTTTTTATGATAAATTTGCATAG
- a CDS encoding Rnf-Nqr domain containing protein: MIPDIHPFTLFLASIFTSNILLANFLGMCSFISISKDMTSSNGLGMAVTGVLTLTAMINWVVLKYILIPLDLLYLRFIVFIVVIAATVQILEMLIDRLSPSLYIALGIFLPLITVNCAILGVSLFIEIRNYSFIQTASYAFGSGLGWWLAIMALSAINKKIKNSPVPAGLEGPGITLITIGFMAMAFIGFSGMLIVQ; encoded by the coding sequence ATGATACCAGACATACACCCTTTTACCCTTTTTTTAGCTTCTATATTTACAAGTAATATACTCCTGGCAAATTTTTTGGGAATGTGTTCTTTTATATCCATATCAAAAGATATGACGTCATCTAATGGTCTCGGCATGGCTGTCACAGGAGTCCTCACTCTTACCGCAATGATTAACTGGGTTGTTTTGAAATATATACTCATCCCATTAGATCTGCTTTACTTGAGGTTCATCGTTTTTATAGTAGTCATAGCCGCTACTGTTCAGATTCTTGAGATGCTTATAGACCGGCTTTCTCCTAGCCTCTATATCGCCTTGGGAATATTTCTTCCTTTAATTACAGTTAACTGTGCTATCCTTGGAGTTTCTCTTTTTATAGAGATAAGAAATTACAGCTTTATCCAGACAGCTTCTTATGCTTTTGGTTCTGGATTAGGCTGGTGGCTGGCTATAATGGCCCTTTCAGCAATAAATAAGAAAATAAAAAACTCACCTGTTCCTGCAGGTCTTGAAGGGCCCGGCATCACCTTGATCACAATAGGATTTATGGCAATGGCATTTATAGGTTTTTCCGGAATGCTTATCGTTCAATAG